A single genomic interval of Canis lupus dingo isolate Sandy chromosome 6, ASM325472v2, whole genome shotgun sequence harbors:
- the NTAN1 gene encoding protein N-terminal asparagine amidohydrolase isoform X2 — protein MPLLVEGRRVRLPQSAGDLVRAHPRLEERARLLRGQSVQQVGPQGLLYVQQRELAVTSPKDGSISILGSDDATTCHIVVLRHTGNGATCLTHCDGTDTKAEVPLIMSSIKSFSDHAQGGRLEVHLVGGFSDDRQLSQKLTHQLLSEFDRQEEDIHLVTLCVTELNDREENENHFPIIYGIAVNIKTAEIYRASFPDRGPEEELRAARALTGGPMISIYDAETEQLRIGPYSWMPFPHVDFWLQQDDQQILENLVFPESFHFTSG, from the exons ATGCCGCTGCTCGTCGAGGGGCGGCGGGTGCGGCTGCCGCAGTCGGCCGGGGACCTCGTGCGAGCCCACCCGCGGCTGGAG gaAAGAGCCAGACTTCTCAGAGGTCAGTCTGTTCAACAAGTGGGACCCCAGGGCCTTCTGTATGTTCAGCAAAGAGAGCTTGCAGTGACCTCCCCAAAGGATG GCTCCATCTCCATTCTGGGTTCTGACGATGCCACCACTTGTCACATTGTGGTCCTGAGGCACACAG GTAATGGGGCGACCTGCTTGACCCACTGTGATGGAACCGACACCAAAGCGGAGGTCCCCTTGATCATGAGCTCCATCAAATCCTTCTCCGACCACGCTCAGGGTGGAAG GCTGGAGGTGCACCTCGTGGGAGGCTTCAGTGACGACAGGCAGTTGTCACAAAAACTTACTCACCAGCTTCTTA GTGAATTTGACAGACAAGAGGAGGACATTCACCTAGTGACATTGTGTGTGACAG AATTAAACGAccgggaagaaaatgaaaaccattttcCAATAATTTATGGCATTG CGGTCAACATCAAGACTGCGGAGATTTACAGAGCGTCCTTCCCAGATCGGGGCCCAGAGGAGGAGCTGCGTGCCGCCCGAGCTTTAACAGGAGGACCA ATGATTAGTATTTACGACGCAGAGACAGAACAGCTTCGTATAGGACCGTATTCCTGGATGCCATTTCCACACGTGGATTTCTGGCTGCAGCAAGATGATCAGCAAATACTAGAG AATCTTGTCTTTCCAGAATCTTTCCACTTCACCTCTGGCTGA
- the NTAN1 gene encoding protein N-terminal asparagine amidohydrolase isoform X3, translating into MSSIKSFSDHAQGGRLEVHLVGGFSDDRQLSQKLTHQLLSEFDRQEEDIHLVTLCVTELNDREENENHFPIIYGIAVNIKTAEIYRASFPDRGPEEELRAARALTGGPMISIYDAETEQLRIGPYSWMPFPHVDFWLQQDDQQILENLSTSPLAEPPHFVQHIRSTLMFLKKHPSPTSALFPGNKALLYKKNEGGLWEKISCPGS; encoded by the exons ATGAGCTCCATCAAATCCTTCTCCGACCACGCTCAGGGTGGAAG GCTGGAGGTGCACCTCGTGGGAGGCTTCAGTGACGACAGGCAGTTGTCACAAAAACTTACTCACCAGCTTCTTA GTGAATTTGACAGACAAGAGGAGGACATTCACCTAGTGACATTGTGTGTGACAG AATTAAACGAccgggaagaaaatgaaaaccattttcCAATAATTTATGGCATTG CGGTCAACATCAAGACTGCGGAGATTTACAGAGCGTCCTTCCCAGATCGGGGCCCAGAGGAGGAGCTGCGTGCCGCCCGAGCTTTAACAGGAGGACCA ATGATTAGTATTTACGACGCAGAGACAGAACAGCTTCGTATAGGACCGTATTCCTGGATGCCATTTCCACACGTGGATTTCTGGCTGCAGCAAGATGATCAGCAAATACTAGAG AATCTTTCCACTTCACCTCTGGCTGAGCCGCCCCACTTTGTGCAACATATTAGATCTaccttgatgtttttaaaaaaacacccatCTCCAACCAGTGCACTGTTTCCTGGAAACAAAGCTCTGCTCTACAAGAAGAATGAAGGTGGCTTATGGGAAAAGATCTCTTGTCCAGGAAGCTGA
- the NTAN1 gene encoding protein N-terminal asparagine amidohydrolase isoform X1, whose protein sequence is MPLLVEGRRVRLPQSAGDLVRAHPRLEERARLLRGQSVQQVGPQGLLYVQQRELAVTSPKDGSISILGSDDATTCHIVVLRHTGNGATCLTHCDGTDTKAEVPLIMSSIKSFSDHAQGGRLEVHLVGGFSDDRQLSQKLTHQLLSEFDRQEEDIHLVTLCVTELNDREENENHFPIIYGIAVNIKTAEIYRASFPDRGPEEELRAARALTGGPMISIYDAETEQLRIGPYSWMPFPHVDFWLQQDDQQILENLSTSPLAEPPHFVQHIRSTLMFLKKHPSPTSALFPGNKALLYKKNEGGLWEKISCPGS, encoded by the exons ATGCCGCTGCTCGTCGAGGGGCGGCGGGTGCGGCTGCCGCAGTCGGCCGGGGACCTCGTGCGAGCCCACCCGCGGCTGGAG gaAAGAGCCAGACTTCTCAGAGGTCAGTCTGTTCAACAAGTGGGACCCCAGGGCCTTCTGTATGTTCAGCAAAGAGAGCTTGCAGTGACCTCCCCAAAGGATG GCTCCATCTCCATTCTGGGTTCTGACGATGCCACCACTTGTCACATTGTGGTCCTGAGGCACACAG GTAATGGGGCGACCTGCTTGACCCACTGTGATGGAACCGACACCAAAGCGGAGGTCCCCTTGATCATGAGCTCCATCAAATCCTTCTCCGACCACGCTCAGGGTGGAAG GCTGGAGGTGCACCTCGTGGGAGGCTTCAGTGACGACAGGCAGTTGTCACAAAAACTTACTCACCAGCTTCTTA GTGAATTTGACAGACAAGAGGAGGACATTCACCTAGTGACATTGTGTGTGACAG AATTAAACGAccgggaagaaaatgaaaaccattttcCAATAATTTATGGCATTG CGGTCAACATCAAGACTGCGGAGATTTACAGAGCGTCCTTCCCAGATCGGGGCCCAGAGGAGGAGCTGCGTGCCGCCCGAGCTTTAACAGGAGGACCA ATGATTAGTATTTACGACGCAGAGACAGAACAGCTTCGTATAGGACCGTATTCCTGGATGCCATTTCCACACGTGGATTTCTGGCTGCAGCAAGATGATCAGCAAATACTAGAG AATCTTTCCACTTCACCTCTGGCTGAGCCGCCCCACTTTGTGCAACATATTAGATCTaccttgatgtttttaaaaaaacacccatCTCCAACCAGTGCACTGTTTCCTGGAAACAAAGCTCTGCTCTACAAGAAGAATGAAGGTGGCTTATGGGAAAAGATCTCTTGTCCAGGAAGCTGA